The genomic segment ATGCGACCGACCTTGATCCACTTTTTCTCCCCTGTGTACTACCATTTCTTTCGGTTCAAAGGAAACACGCGAGAACCGgcattatattttgtaatacgcTGCAAAACATCGTGACTTCTCGAGATTCCTGACACCAGATTTGTGATgatgatatattaaaaaaaactgTCATTCTTCTACGTCATATCATGtaaatgaaaacaattttattgtaacaaaattcaataatcatCATCAAACAAtcgttttatttacaaattacaaacacGCTAAATAGTCAAGCATCCTTAATCCTTGCCTTCCTTTTCTTGAGATTCCTGCTTCTCTAAAAGTGCGCTTGTAATACctactttttttaattcagcCACCAGTTCGCCATTTCTGTGCATTTCTAAAAGAATGTCACATCCTCCTACAAATTCTCCATTTATGAAGACTTGGGGTATGGTTGGCCAGTTTGAGAAATCCTTGATACCTAAACATAGttatggaaattatatattattttattgttacatatatttatttactttcattgTTCTTGGGCTAATCCTCTATTACtctttgtataattttcttttggtTGTTTTTATTGTCTCAAagaatttctgtaatttattatttagtcgTACTTGTCAGGTTCAgtttatttctatgaaatgCGCTATTGATTTTCCAAAGAATATTAACCTTGTCTGAGCAATTCATCTTCAAGAACATCATGAGCATCGTACTTGACATCATGCATCTTCAATATTTGTACAACAGCATTGCTAAAGCCACACTTGGGACTGTCTGGGATACCTTTCATGAACACCACAACTTTGTTTTTCTGTAAAATGTAGTTGACACTCACTTATAATTATCTAGTAATTTAAACAACGtcaatactatat from the Bombus pyrosoma isolate SC7728 linkage group LG11, ASM1482585v1, whole genome shotgun sequence genome contains:
- the LOC122573092 gene encoding glutaredoxin-related protein 5, mitochondrial — its product is MSIKISLRVSCVCLQRATLVALNKKRKPIWRNPFLINVLTGLYNSIRSFSTTADKIANLVKKNKVVVFMKGIPDSPKCGFSNAVVQILKMHDVKYDAHDVLEDELLRQGIKDFSNWPTIPQVFINGEFVGGCDILLEMHRNGELVAELKKVGITSALLEKQESQEKEGKD